A genomic window from Yoonia rosea includes:
- a CDS encoding PfkB family carbohydrate kinase — protein MTKTPDILCIGSVLWDVIGRAASHMRVGSDVPGRITRLPGGVAMNIAMTLRRFSMTPALLTTVGRDAEGEELMGEAIRMGMICDYMYRSDDLPTDVYMAIEGANGLVAAIADAHSLEAAGEKILRPLADGRLGSAETPFAGLVALDGNLTEELLQVIATSPLFAATDLRVAPASPGKAERLLALVGHPSATLYVNLEEAGLLCQSAFETSADAAVALIKRGAHRVLVTDGGKSASEGTAGDIITQTPPAVMVTRVTGAGDTFMAAHIASEAQGMDRAASLTRALNAAATYVSGETPL, from the coding sequence ATGACCAAGACACCTGACATTTTGTGCATCGGGTCCGTCCTGTGGGACGTGATCGGGCGCGCGGCCAGCCACATGCGCGTGGGCTCTGATGTGCCGGGGCGGATCACCCGTCTGCCCGGCGGCGTGGCCATGAATATCGCGATGACCCTGCGCCGCTTTTCCATGACGCCTGCCCTGCTGACCACCGTCGGCCGCGATGCCGAGGGCGAAGAACTGATGGGCGAAGCGATCCGCATGGGCATGATTTGCGATTATATGTACCGCTCGGATGACCTGCCGACAGATGTGTATATGGCGATTGAGGGGGCCAATGGGCTGGTCGCGGCCATTGCCGATGCGCATTCGCTTGAAGCCGCGGGGGAAAAAATCCTGCGCCCTCTGGCAGACGGCCGCTTGGGATCTGCCGAGACCCCATTCGCAGGGCTTGTTGCGCTTGATGGCAACCTGACCGAGGAATTGTTGCAAGTTATTGCCACATCACCACTTTTTGCTGCCACTGATTTGCGTGTCGCGCCGGCATCCCCCGGCAAGGCTGAGCGGCTTTTGGCGCTTGTCGGGCACCCCTCAGCTACGCTTTATGTGAACCTTGAAGAGGCCGGGTTGCTCTGCCAGAGCGCATTCGAGACATCGGCCGATGCCGCCGTAGCCCTGATCAAACGGGGCGCGCACCGTGTTCTGGTGACCGATGGCGGCAAATCCGCCTCCGAAGGGACCGCAGGGGATATCATCACGCAAACTCCGCCCGCCGTCATGGTCACGCGCGTGACCGGCGCGGGCGATACCTTTATGGCCGCGCATATCGCGTCCGAGGCACAAGGCATGGACCGTGCCGCCTCGCTGACCCGCGCTTTGAACGCCGCCGCCACCTATGTTTCCGGAGAAACACCCCTATGA
- a CDS encoding DUF4198 domain-containing protein — MRILAFAFIVFAAPAEAHEFWIEPTDYQVEADGSLEADIVNGEEFAGVKLAYLPQRFVNFVLFAGDASARVTGRTGDTPALQQEPVAEGLNIAAYQANSATVDYENWERFQRFVDHKDFGDVLSQHEARGLPLENFTEVYSRYSKSLIGVGNSAGADRRVGLETEIVALTNPYTDDLSDGFQVQVYYRNDLRANTQVEVFEKAADSQVSISLYQTDENGIATFPVRPGYSYMVDAVVLREPNERLAELSGAVWETLWANLTFAVPD; from the coding sequence ATGCGCATTCTTGCCTTCGCTTTCATTGTATTTGCAGCACCTGCAGAGGCCCACGAGTTTTGGATCGAACCAACCGATTATCAGGTGGAGGCCGACGGTAGCCTTGAGGCAGATATTGTCAATGGGGAAGAGTTTGCGGGCGTCAAGCTGGCCTATCTGCCGCAGCGCTTTGTGAACTTTGTGCTTTTTGCCGGCGATGCCTCGGCCCGTGTGACCGGACGGACGGGCGATACCCCCGCGTTGCAGCAGGAGCCAGTGGCAGAGGGGCTGAACATCGCGGCCTATCAGGCCAACAGTGCGACGGTGGATTACGAGAATTGGGAAAGGTTCCAACGTTTCGTTGATCATAAGGACTTTGGCGATGTGCTGTCCCAGCATGAGGCACGCGGCCTGCCGCTCGAGAATTTTACCGAGGTTTATTCCCGTTATTCCAAATCCCTGATCGGCGTCGGCAACAGCGCTGGTGCGGATCGCCGTGTGGGGTTGGAGACCGAGATCGTCGCCCTGACCAATCCCTATACGGATGATCTGAGCGACGGCTTTCAGGTGCAGGTCTATTACCGCAATGACCTGCGCGCCAACACACAGGTTGAAGTCTTTGAGAAAGCGGCTGATTCACAGGTTTCAATCTCGCTTTACCAAACCGATGAAAACGGGATCGCGACGTTCCCCGTGCGGCCTGGCTATAGCTACATGGTAGATGCGGTTGTCCTGCGCGAACCTAATGAACGGCTGGCCGAGCTATCCGGTGCTGTCTGGGAAACGCTCTGGGCCAATCTGACGTTTGCTGTTCCCGACTAG
- a CDS encoding HupE/UreJ family protein, producing the protein MDISPITRVRVAFLRLLSSALLIWFTTLSTAQAHEVIPAIADMRAVEGELRFEVRANIESFIAGVNLAETEDINDSDRAEIYDRLRALPPAELAAQFEAFWPQMAQGITLTADGMPLVPTFGSVAVDPVGNVEVVRFSVFEFSAELPAGVATVQVGWAPEFGVLVLRQMDVPLPYDGYLAGGALSDQISLAGGGQTTWWVTFANYTPVGFDHIVPKGLDHILFVLGLFFLAARFRPLLLQVSLFTLAHTITLAAAALGYTDFADEFTQNAFGIAFIDIVEPLIALSIAYVAIENIFTRGISPWRPFVIFIFGLLHGLGFASVLAEFGLPEETFVAALIGFNVGVEVGQLAVIAVMFFFVWQALRIDRGANDITKGLVLYGVLAVVGVALIAFDSAQIPAVLASPLLLLDTPALLFAVTFVAMAVLCSISIVLRDRIDAYRLFVAVPASVVIAAIGLYWFIERSYGTLTGI; encoded by the coding sequence ATGGATATTTCCCCTATTACGCGGGTGAGGGTGGCCTTTCTGCGGTTGTTGTCAAGCGCTCTCCTCATTTGGTTCACGACACTGTCAACTGCGCAGGCCCATGAGGTGATTCCCGCGATCGCCGACATGCGCGCGGTTGAAGGTGAATTGCGATTTGAGGTTCGCGCAAATATCGAAAGCTTCATAGCCGGTGTGAACCTGGCCGAAACAGAGGATATCAATGACAGCGACCGGGCCGAGATCTATGATCGCTTGCGTGCGCTTCCGCCAGCTGAGCTTGCCGCGCAATTCGAGGCCTTCTGGCCGCAGATGGCCCAAGGGATCACGCTGACAGCAGATGGCATGCCTTTGGTGCCGACCTTCGGGTCTGTCGCGGTCGACCCCGTGGGAAATGTTGAGGTTGTCCGCTTTTCCGTCTTTGAATTCAGCGCCGAGCTGCCCGCAGGGGTCGCGACCGTCCAGGTGGGGTGGGCCCCCGAATTTGGCGTGCTTGTCTTACGCCAGATGGATGTCCCTTTGCCCTACGATGGCTATCTTGCCGGTGGCGCGTTGTCGGATCAGATTTCGCTTGCGGGTGGCGGACAGACAACATGGTGGGTGACATTTGCCAACTACACTCCCGTGGGGTTTGACCACATCGTGCCCAAGGGGCTGGATCATATCCTTTTTGTATTGGGGCTGTTCTTTCTGGCCGCAAGGTTCCGCCCGCTATTGTTGCAGGTATCGCTCTTTACACTGGCCCACACGATCACACTGGCGGCGGCGGCCCTCGGCTATACCGATTTTGCTGATGAATTCACGCAAAATGCCTTTGGCATTGCCTTTATTGATATCGTCGAGCCGCTGATTGCGCTGTCGATCGCCTATGTCGCCATTGAGAATATCTTTACGCGAGGGATCAGCCCATGGCGGCCTTTCGTGATCTTCATTTTCGGTCTGTTGCACGGGCTTGGCTTTGCATCGGTACTGGCGGAATTCGGTCTGCCCGAGGAAACCTTTGTTGCCGCCTTGATCGGCTTTAACGTCGGCGTCGAGGTGGGACAGCTTGCCGTGATCGCGGTGATGTTCTTTTTCGTCTGGCAGGCGTTGCGCATTGATCGCGGTGCGAATGACATCACAAAGGGACTCGTGCTTTACGGCGTTCTTGCCGTGGTCGGCGTGGCGCTGATCGCGTTCGACAGTGCGCAGATCCCGGCTGTGCTGGCGTCTCCGCTTTTGCTCCTCGATACACCCGCGTTGCTTTTTGCTGTCACCTTCGTTGCGATGGCGGTGCTTTGCAGTATCTCGATTGTGCTGCGTGACCGCATTGACGCCTACCGCCTTTTCGTGGCTGTTCCGGCCTCGGTCGTGATCGCCGCGATTGGCCTTTACTGGTTCATCGAACGGTCATATGGCACGCTCACGGGTATCTAA
- the rpsB gene encoding 30S ribosomal protein S2, with protein sequence MALPEFSMRQLLEAGVHFGHQTARWNPKMDQYIYGSRNGIHIMDLTQTVPMLDQALQVIRDTVAKGGRVLFVGTKRQAAKPIMEAAEKSAQFYMNHRWLGGTLTNWQTVSQSINRLKAIDEASANGFAGLTKKERLGMEREQGKLQASLGGIREMGGVPDLLFVIDVNKEDLAIAEANKLGIPVVAVVDTNCSPAGIDYVIPGNDDAARAIALYTDLAARAALDGMTAQMGAAGVDMGELEELVEEVVAEEAAPAE encoded by the coding sequence ATGGCTCTTCCCGAGTTCTCCATGCGTCAGCTGCTTGAAGCAGGCGTACACTTTGGTCACCAGACCGCCCGCTGGAACCCCAAGATGGATCAATACATCTACGGTTCGCGCAACGGCATCCACATTATGGACCTGACACAGACTGTTCCAATGCTGGACCAGGCGCTGCAAGTCATCCGCGACACTGTCGCCAAAGGCGGCCGCGTTCTGTTCGTCGGCACCAAGCGTCAGGCAGCAAAGCCGATCATGGAAGCCGCAGAGAAATCCGCACAGTTCTATATGAACCACCGCTGGTTGGGTGGCACGCTGACAAACTGGCAGACAGTTTCGCAGTCCATCAACCGTCTGAAAGCTATCGACGAAGCCTCCGCAAACGGCTTTGCCGGCCTGACCAAGAAAGAGCGTCTTGGCATGGAGCGCGAGCAGGGCAAACTGCAGGCATCCTTGGGCGGTATCCGCGAAATGGGCGGCGTGCCTGACCTTCTGTTCGTCATTGACGTGAACAAAGAAGACCTGGCCATCGCAGAAGCCAACAAGCTGGGCATCCCTGTTGTTGCTGTTGTTGACACCAACTGCTCGCCTGCTGGCATCGACTATGTCATCCCCGGCAATGACGACGCCGCACGCGCGATCGCACTTTATACCGATCTGGCTGCACGTGCTGCCCTTGACGGTATGACCGCACAGATGGGCGCCGCTGGCGTTGACATGGGCGAGCTCGAAGAGCTGGTGGAAGAGGTCGTTGCCGAAGAAGCAGCACCTGCCGAATAA
- the tsf gene encoding translation elongation factor Ts produces MAITAAMVKELRDSTGAGMMDAKKALTETDGDMEAAVDWLRTKGLAKAAKKSGRTAAEGLVAVAVSGGKGVAVEVNSETDFVAKNADFQKMVASIANVALGTSDIDGLKAADMGGKTVEQTVTDAVAVIGENMSVRRMATLEGGSVVNYVHNAAAPGMGSIGVLVAMSGDNEAFGRQVAMHIAAANPASLSEADLDPAVVEKEKQVQMDIARESGKPEAVIEKMIIGRMQKYMAEVTLLNQQFVVNPDLTVGQAAKEAGVDITGYIRLAVGEGIEKAEEDFAAEVAKLNG; encoded by the coding sequence ATGGCAATCACCGCTGCAATGGTGAAAGAGCTGCGCGACAGCACAGGCGCAGGCATGATGGACGCCAAAAAGGCGCTGACCGAAACTGATGGCGACATGGAAGCGGCAGTCGACTGGCTGCGCACCAAGGGCCTCGCAAAAGCCGCCAAGAAATCCGGCCGTACCGCTGCAGAGGGCCTCGTGGCTGTTGCTGTATCCGGTGGCAAGGGTGTGGCTGTTGAAGTCAACTCCGAGACCGATTTTGTCGCGAAAAACGCAGACTTCCAGAAAATGGTTGCCAGCATCGCGAATGTGGCCCTGGGCACATCCGACATCGACGGCCTGAAGGCGGCTGACATGGGCGGCAAGACTGTCGAGCAGACCGTAACAGACGCTGTTGCCGTGATCGGTGAAAACATGTCCGTGCGTCGTATGGCGACACTGGAAGGTGGTTCTGTCGTGAACTACGTCCATAACGCCGCCGCACCCGGCATGGGCAGCATCGGCGTTCTGGTTGCAATGTCCGGCGACAACGAGGCTTTTGGCCGTCAGGTTGCAATGCACATCGCCGCTGCAAACCCTGCGTCCCTGTCCGAGGCCGATCTTGATCCGGCAGTGGTCGAGAAGGAAAAGCAGGTCCAGATGGACATCGCACGTGAAAGCGGCAAGCCAGAGGCCGTGATCGAAAAGATGATCATCGGCCGGATGCAAAAGTACATGGCCGAAGTCACATTGCTGAACCAGCAGTTTGTTGTGAACCCCGACCTGACCGTTGGTCAGGCGGCTAAAGAGGCCGGTGTGGATATCACAGGTTACATCCGCCTTGCAGTAGGTGAAGGCATCGAGAAAGCCGAAGAAGATTTCGCAGCCGAAGTTGCAAAACTGAACGGTTAA